In a genomic window of Pedobacter sp. KBS0701:
- a CDS encoding TIGR01212 family radical SAM protein (This family includes YhcC from E. coli K-12, an uncharacterized radical SAM protein.), giving the protein MGTLVDSGIKGYKNYGTHLREKYKGQRVFKVIVDGGFTCPNRDGSKGFGGCTYCNVDSFTPEPSRKNPNIKDQLAEGMLRAKTSYKADKYIVYFQPNTNTYAPVHYLKMMYDEALSINTEDIVGFAVGTRPDCIDAEKVALLESYTDRFDVDLEMGMESIYDETLDQINRGCSHGEFVAAVELLKDSKLDLCVHTIFGFPWETREQMHGYIHEINRFPQIKFVKFHHLHVVEGSIMGAKYKKEPFKLFSLEEYTDLLCELIPLLRPDIVIQRLFGISDWDLLIAPNWGLNKSAIQTYMDKEIEKRGVVQGSAYFY; this is encoded by the coding sequence ATGGGAACACTCGTAGATTCAGGTATAAAGGGATATAAAAATTACGGAACGCATTTGCGCGAAAAGTATAAAGGGCAGCGCGTATTTAAAGTAATTGTAGATGGTGGTTTTACCTGCCCCAATCGTGATGGGAGCAAAGGCTTTGGTGGATGTACATATTGTAATGTGGATTCTTTTACACCCGAACCATCGCGTAAAAATCCAAATATTAAAGATCAGCTTGCCGAAGGCATGTTAAGGGCTAAAACTTCTTATAAAGCTGATAAGTATATTGTTTATTTTCAGCCGAATACCAATACTTACGCGCCGGTACATTATTTAAAGATGATGTATGATGAAGCGCTATCGATTAATACAGAAGATATTGTTGGTTTTGCAGTAGGCACACGTCCTGATTGCATTGATGCCGAAAAGGTTGCGCTATTGGAAAGCTATACCGATCGTTTCGATGTGGATTTAGAGATGGGAATGGAATCCATTTATGACGAAACCCTTGATCAGATCAACAGAGGTTGCAGTCATGGTGAATTTGTTGCTGCGGTGGAACTTTTAAAAGACAGTAAACTCGATCTGTGTGTGCATACTATATTTGGTTTCCCATGGGAAACCAGGGAGCAGATGCATGGTTATATTCACGAAATTAACCGTTTCCCGCAGATCAAGTTTGTTAAGTTCCATCATCTTCATGTGGTAGAAGGCTCGATAATGGGCGCTAAATATAAAAAAGAACCTTTTAAATTGTTTTCCCTCGAAGAATATACTGATTTACTTTGTGAGTTAATCCCTTTATTGCGCCCGGATATTGTTATTCAGCGGCTTTTTGGTATTTCAGATTGGGATTTGTTGATTGCACCCAATTGGGGGCTTAATAAATCGGCAATTCAGACCTATATGGATAAAGAAATAGAAAAGAGAGGGGTTGTTCAGGGATCTGCTTATTTTTATTAG